In Flavobacterium sp. CS20, a single window of DNA contains:
- a CDS encoding T9SS type A sorting domain-containing protein — translation MMNYRYIIIILTVFSLNLTLAQTPDWQWAKRGGGLVSLAQGSVVFSTGVERVLDLAIDQNDNYYFLAEIGASQTDYDGTLITTYSSNGASKDIFVFSTDCQGNFRWSKTIGSFNINWATSIGIDSNNNVYVTGITGNCNCSTPTHFDNDSIKNPVLFDGSLEEGRKGIFIIKYNDQGVFQWLREPEGPIDQFSGFMQKTMVESNGKTHSLIRLFPGNHLEGQLTVTNPLGESAIIVYDTNGNLENFIPLDMQPGLDWYDYQLAYDPNLQQYYIADTRRQDGSLSINGFGVASGEDKAFYLATLDNQGQVVWYHENVKKNSWTLGDLALDDNGDIYLTGKYANSNISNELDSFAGYNFISDPNESTPESPFLIKLDSGGNLIWGTNAIKDSRFPGRSIAINGNDVYLGLGSLNNEWDGMPFGTGVGGVGLLATDNAVLRFNKTTGALQEVIPMPSASIAFDMIMAMDIDSQGNIVVGGHFGGTLLSGNPNGSITKTGSDTDFFIAQYGTGNCTLSVVEQDNPLDIKLYPQPASDKVFLQSQTPLMAYTIYNLQGQKLKQAKLENNRIDINQLSTGLYLIKVTNAQAKSQVLKLIVK, via the coding sequence ATGATGAATTACAGATATATAATTATAATATTAACCGTATTTAGCTTGAATTTAACCTTAGCCCAAACCCCTGATTGGCAATGGGCGAAGCGGGGAGGTGGGTTAGTGAGTCTCGCGCAAGGTTCTGTAGTATTTAGTACGGGCGTTGAACGGGTGTTAGACCTTGCCATAGACCAAAACGATAACTATTATTTTCTTGCCGAGATCGGAGCCTCGCAGACCGATTATGATGGAACTTTGATAACCACCTATAGCTCGAATGGGGCTAGTAAAGATATATTTGTGTTTTCAACGGATTGTCAAGGCAATTTTAGATGGTCTAAAACCATTGGTTCTTTTAATATTAATTGGGCGACGAGTATAGGTATAGATAGTAATAATAATGTATATGTTACAGGTATAACTGGTAATTGTAATTGTTCCACTCCAACCCATTTTGATAATGATTCTATAAAAAATCCAGTCTTATTTGATGGTAGCTTAGAAGAAGGCAGAAAAGGGATATTTATCATTAAATATAATGATCAAGGGGTGTTTCAATGGTTACGCGAACCAGAAGGCCCGATAGACCAGTTTTCAGGATTTATGCAAAAAACGATGGTTGAATCAAATGGAAAAACCCATTCTTTAATTCGTTTATTTCCTGGGAATCACTTAGAAGGTCAACTTACAGTTACAAATCCTTTAGGTGAATCGGCTATAATAGTTTATGATACCAATGGAAACTTGGAAAACTTTATTCCTTTAGATATGCAACCCGGTTTAGATTGGTATGATTACCAACTCGCTTACGACCCCAATTTACAGCAGTATTATATTGCGGATACAAGGCGTCAAGATGGCTCTTTGAGTATTAATGGTTTTGGAGTAGCGAGTGGAGAAGATAAAGCTTTTTATCTGGCGACTTTAGATAACCAAGGGCAAGTGGTTTGGTATCATGAAAATGTAAAAAAAAATTCTTGGACCCTCGGTGATTTAGCCCTTGATGATAATGGAGATATTTATCTTACAGGGAAGTACGCTAACAGTAATATTTCTAATGAATTGGATAGTTTTGCGGGTTATAATTTCATATCCGATCCCAATGAATCAACACCAGAGAGTCCCTTTCTAATAAAGTTAGACTCTGGCGGTAATTTAATTTGGGGCACTAATGCCATAAAAGATAGTCGCTTCCCCGGTCGTAGCATTGCCATTAATGGCAATGATGTGTATCTCGGTCTCGGGAGCTTAAACAACGAGTGGGATGGCATGCCCTTTGGCACAGGAGTCGGTGGCGTAGGTTTACTCGCTACCGATAATGCGGTGTTAAGGTTCAATAAAACCACTGGGGCACTACAGGAAGTTATCCCTATGCCATCGGCATCCATAGCTTTTGACATGATCATGGCTATGGACATTGATAGCCAAGGTAATATCGTGGTCGGTGGGCATTTTGGCGGCACCTTGCTGTCTGGCAATCCTAATGGCTCCATAACCAAAACTGGCAGCGACACGGATTTTTTTATCGCCCAATACGGCACAGGCAATTGCACCTTGAGCGTCGTAGAGCAAGATAATCCTTTAGACATCAAACTCTACCCACAACCCGCAAGCGATAAGGTGTTTCTGCAAAGTCAAACCCCGCTTATGGCTTATACCATTTACAACCTACAAGGTCAAAAACTCAAACAAGCTAAATTAGAAAACAACCGCATAGATATCAACCAACTCTCCACAGGACTATATTTAATAAAAGTCACCAACGCCCAAGCCAAATCACAGGTGTTGAAATTGATTGTGAAGTAG
- the ald gene encoding alanine dehydrogenase, whose protein sequence is MIIGVPTEIKNNESRVSVTPAGVFELVKAKHMVYVQSHAGLASGFTNNDYKNAGAQILDSIESVYDIAEMIVKVKEPIEKEYDLVKCNQIVFTYFHFASSQSLTKAMLKSKAVCLAYETVQDDDGDLPLLTPMSEIAGRMATQQGAKFLEKPIKGRGILLGGVPGVPPGKVLVIGAGVVGVQVAKMARGLGASVVMMDINMKRLRYVNDIMPPHVITEFSNEYNIRKHIKDADLIIGAVLIAGAKAPKLIKRDMLKDMQHGTVMVDVAVDQGGCFETTKPTTHENPTYIVDEVLHYCVTNMPGAVPYTSTLALTNVTFPYVKSIADLGWEKAIEKDSRLKKGLNISNGEIVLEELKGIF, encoded by the coding sequence ATGATTATAGGCGTTCCTACTGAAATTAAAAACAATGAAAGTCGAGTTTCCGTCACACCAGCTGGTGTTTTTGAACTCGTCAAAGCTAAGCACATGGTTTATGTGCAATCTCATGCAGGTTTAGCAAGCGGTTTTACCAACAACGATTATAAAAATGCTGGTGCTCAAATTTTAGATTCCATTGAATCTGTTTATGACATCGCTGAAATGATTGTCAAAGTGAAAGAACCTATTGAAAAAGAATACGATTTGGTAAAGTGCAATCAAATTGTATTTACGTATTTCCATTTTGCTTCAAGTCAGTCACTAACCAAAGCAATGCTAAAATCTAAAGCGGTTTGTTTAGCTTATGAAACGGTTCAAGACGACGATGGCGACTTACCATTGCTAACGCCAATGTCAGAAATTGCAGGACGGATGGCAACTCAACAAGGTGCAAAATTTTTAGAAAAACCCATTAAAGGTAGGGGAATTTTATTGGGTGGTGTACCTGGAGTTCCACCTGGAAAAGTTTTAGTTATCGGTGCAGGCGTTGTTGGCGTTCAAGTCGCAAAAATGGCAAGAGGTCTTGGTGCCAGTGTGGTGATGATGGACATTAATATGAAACGCTTAAGATATGTTAATGATATTATGCCACCACACGTCATTACCGAATTTTCTAATGAATACAATATCAGAAAACACATCAAAGATGCAGACTTGATTATTGGAGCGGTGCTGATAGCAGGTGCCAAAGCCCCAAAACTCATTAAAAGGGATATGCTTAAAGACATGCAACACGGAACAGTTATGGTAGATGTGGCTGTTGACCAAGGAGGTTGTTTTGAAACGACAAAACCTACAACCCATGAAAACCCTACTTATATCGTCGATGAAGTTTTGCATTATTGTGTGACCAATATGCCTGGTGCTGTACCTTATACTTCTACTTTGGCATTAACAAACGTCACTTTTCCATATGTGAAATCTATAGCCGATTTGGGGTGGGAAAAGGCAATTGAAAAAGATTCACGTCTAAAAAAAGGACTTAATATTTCTAATGGGGAAATTGTATTAGAAGAATTGAAAGGAATTTTTTAA
- a CDS encoding NifU family protein, whose product MSNQIKTVKTSDESILKFEANDFLVKHNSFEFHNIEEAKDSVLAQQLFHLPFVKTVYIAQNFVAIQKYNIIEWEDVQQELAEQIQNFINSDQNIVVEKSEQPKKIPVTVYAESTPNPHVMKFVANKKLVLKPLEFKSIDDTSEVELAQKLFHFPFVKEVYMDENFISVQKYDMAEWDDITMKLREFIRSYLEKNAEIVKSIKSKNVQPNENISTQTNTTTKNLQGISKQISEILEEYVKPAVASDGGNIVFQSYDEDTQAVHVILQGACSGCPSSTMTLKNGIETLLKDILPQQVNEVVAING is encoded by the coding sequence ATGTCCAACCAAATAAAAACTGTTAAAACTTCTGATGAAAGTATCTTAAAATTTGAAGCTAACGACTTCTTAGTTAAGCATAATAGCTTTGAATTCCACAATATAGAAGAAGCTAAAGACTCTGTTTTAGCCCAACAACTCTTTCATTTACCTTTTGTTAAAACGGTTTATATCGCTCAAAATTTTGTTGCGATTCAAAAATACAATATTATAGAATGGGAAGATGTGCAACAAGAGCTCGCTGAACAAATTCAAAATTTTATCAACTCTGATCAAAATATTGTTGTAGAAAAGTCAGAACAACCCAAAAAAATTCCCGTTACAGTTTATGCAGAGAGCACACCAAACCCACATGTAATGAAATTTGTGGCTAACAAAAAATTGGTTTTAAAACCTTTAGAGTTTAAAAGTATTGATGATACTTCAGAAGTGGAACTAGCCCAAAAATTATTTCACTTTCCCTTTGTGAAAGAAGTTTATATGGATGAAAATTTCATTTCTGTTCAAAAATACGATATGGCAGAATGGGATGATATTACCATGAAGTTAAGAGAATTTATTAGATCTTATTTAGAAAAAAATGCAGAGATAGTAAAATCTATTAAATCTAAAAACGTTCAACCTAATGAAAATATTTCAACTCAAACCAATACAACGACAAAAAATCTCCAAGGGATTTCTAAGCAAATTTCAGAAATTTTAGAAGAATATGTCAAACCTGCTGTAGCGAGTGATGGCGGCAATATTGTGTTTCAATCTTATGACGAAGACACCCAAGCCGTCCATGTTATTTTACAAGGTGCTTGTAGTGGTTGCCCTTCTTCAACTATGACTTTGAAAAATGGCATTGAAACCTTGCTTAAAGACATCTTGCCACAACAAGTGAATGAAGTGGTGGCAATAAATGGATAA
- a CDS encoding T9SS type A sorting domain-containing protein: MISYAQTPDWQWAKRGGGTINLQGNETTSTGVERVLDLKIDSNNNYYYLAEVSGAQTDYEGMPITTYNNNNTKDIYMFSTDCQGNFRWGKSIGGGGGDSVNSIGLDNNNSVYVTGNTRNFGPPTPPHFANDTIKAPAVFDGTLQDELKSIFIIKYDDQGNFQWLREPEGPIDHLGGSMQKTIIEPSGRSHSLVWFFTGTHLDGQLTVTDQEGQNAIIIYDADGNLENFILLDLKPGTDRYDYQLAYDPNLDRYYIADTVRGTEPELSINGFGATTGDDKAFYLAALDNQGQVLWYHENTSNGGWSLGDIAIDNNGDIYFTGYYSQGGDSVQDSFAGYTFVADANEFDKRSPFLMKFDSSGNLIWGTNAKLFSRFPGRSLAINGNDVYLGLGSLNNEWDGMPFGTGVSGVGLLATDNAVLRFNKTTGALQEVIPMPSASIAFDMIMAMDIDSQGNIVVGGHFGGTLLSGNPNGSITKTGGDTDFFIAQYGTGNCTLNVAEQNNPLEIKLYPQPASDKVFLQSQTPLMAYTIYNLQGQKLKQAKLENNRIDINQLSTGLYLIKVTNAQAKSQVLKLIVE; encoded by the coding sequence TTGATATCCTATGCCCAAACCCCGGACTGGCAATGGGCTAAACGTGGTGGGGGAACAATTAATTTACAAGGTAATGAAACTACGAGTACAGGTGTAGAACGTGTCTTAGATTTAAAAATAGATTCTAATAACAATTATTATTATTTGGCAGAAGTAAGTGGTGCTCAAACCGATTATGAAGGTATGCCTATTACAACTTATAACAATAATAATACAAAAGATATCTATATGTTCTCAACAGATTGTCAGGGTAACTTTAGATGGGGTAAAAGTATTGGTGGTGGAGGTGGTGATAGTGTTAATTCTATTGGATTAGATAATAATAATAGCGTTTACGTGACTGGGAATACAAGAAATTTTGGACCACCTACACCGCCACATTTTGCTAATGACACAATTAAAGCTCCAGCTGTATTTGATGGTACATTACAAGATGAATTAAAATCCATTTTTATTATTAAATATGATGACCAAGGCAATTTTCAATGGTTACGCGAACCTGAAGGTCCAATAGATCATTTAGGAGGTTCTATGCAAAAAACAATAATAGAACCCAGCGGGAGAAGCCATTCTTTGGTTTGGTTTTTTACAGGAACTCACTTAGATGGTCAGCTTACTGTCACAGACCAAGAAGGACAAAACGCTATTATCATTTACGATGCTGATGGTAACTTAGAAAATTTTATACTTCTAGACTTAAAACCTGGTACCGATAGATACGACTACCAACTCGCTTACGACCCCAATTTAGACCGGTATTATATTGCAGATACCGTAAGAGGCACCGAACCTGAACTCAGTATTAATGGGTTTGGTGCGACTACCGGAGATGATAAAGCGTTTTACTTAGCCGCTCTCGATAATCAAGGCCAGGTCTTATGGTATCATGAAAATACTTCTAACGGGGGTTGGTCTTTGGGCGATATTGCCATAGATAATAATGGGGATATTTATTTTACTGGCTACTATAGTCAAGGAGGAGATAGTGTGCAAGATAGTTTTGCAGGCTATACTTTTGTTGCAGATGCAAATGAGTTCGACAAAAGAAGCCCATTTTTAATGAAGTTTGACTCTTCAGGTAATCTAATTTGGGGTACAAATGCAAAACTTTTTAGCCGCTTCCCCGGTCGTAGTCTTGCCATTAATGGCAATGATGTCTATCTTGGTCTCGGGAGCTTAAACAATGAGTGGGATGGCATGCCCTTTGGCACAGGAGTCAGTGGCGTCGGCTTACTGGCTACCGATAATGCGGTGTTAAGGTTCAATAAAACCACTGGGGCGCTACAGGAAGTTATCCCTATGCCATCGGCATCCATAGCTTTTGACATGATCATGGCTATGGACATTGATAGTCAAGGCAATATTGTGGTCGGTGGGCATTTTGGCGGCACCTTGTTGTCTGGCAATCCTAATGGTTCCATAACCAAAACTGGCGGCGACACGGATTTTTTTATCGCCCAATACGGCACAGGCAATTGCACCTTGAACGTCGCAGAGCAAAATAATCCCTTAGAGATTAAACTCTACCCACAACCCGCGAGCGATAAGGTGTTTCTGCAAAGTCAAACCCCGCTTATGGCTTATACCATTTATAACCTACAAGGGCAAAAACTCAAACAAGCTAAATTAGAAAACAACCGCATAGATATCAACCAACTCTCCACAGGACTATATTTAATAAAAGTCACCAACGCCCAAGCCAAATCACAGGTGTTGAAATTGATTGTGGAGTAG
- a CDS encoding lytic transglycosylase domain-containing protein: MNKQYLIISICFLITNFINAQDQNINFTNSKLDKVVLKEMQIDTLVWYFEDFKESIVIDSSWQKLLSNQQLFKHQQDLYANENYIETVDYELSTDTLKHRLSLLNAKTPLDISYSKDLESVIQYYLKREKEKTEKLMRLSQYYFPMFESVFDKYNIPLEIKHLALVESALNPRAKSWVGATGLWQFMYSTGKMYNLEVSSYVDERMDPVRSTEAAAKYLNHLYNIFEDWDLVLAAYNSGPGNVNKAIRRSGGQKDYWSIRPYLPRETAGYVPSFLAMLYIFEYADAHDFQPQSSPMPYLATDTIQTKNLIKLEQVAEITNTDIEFLKFLNPSYKLGIIPYEPEKNYTLRLPYKVAGLFVANEDKFYDYAQKDIAASEETLPQYYKVSDKIRYRVKRGDYLGKIASRYGVRVSEIRRWNGMRNNRINIGDRLTIYPRKANYTQSPKRKIKNDKKDHQLSKNQKIYVVKPGDSLWSISKKFEGLSVEDLKKINNINNTTLKPGMTLKLKS; this comes from the coding sequence TTGAACAAACAATATTTGATCATTTCTATTTGCTTTTTAATTACTAATTTTATTAATGCCCAAGACCAAAACATAAATTTTACCAATTCAAAACTTGATAAGGTCGTTTTAAAAGAAATGCAAATCGATACTTTGGTCTGGTATTTTGAAGATTTTAAAGAAAGTATTGTCATTGACTCCTCGTGGCAAAAATTACTATCAAATCAACAATTATTCAAACATCAACAAGACCTTTATGCAAATGAAAACTATATAGAAACTGTTGACTATGAGTTATCAACCGATACTTTGAAGCATCGCTTAAGCTTATTAAATGCCAAAACGCCTTTAGATATTTCTTACAGTAAAGATTTAGAAAGTGTCATTCAATATTATCTCAAACGAGAAAAAGAAAAGACTGAAAAACTGATGCGTTTAAGTCAGTATTATTTTCCGATGTTTGAAAGTGTTTTTGATAAATATAATATTCCTTTAGAAATCAAACACTTAGCTTTAGTAGAATCGGCTTTAAACCCGAGAGCAAAATCTTGGGTAGGTGCAACTGGTTTGTGGCAATTTATGTATTCTACTGGAAAAATGTATAACTTAGAAGTAAGCAGTTATGTTGATGAACGTATGGATCCTGTTAGGTCAACTGAAGCCGCGGCAAAATATCTCAATCACTTATACAATATTTTTGAAGATTGGGATTTGGTACTAGCCGCTTATAATTCTGGTCCTGGCAATGTCAATAAAGCCATTAGACGCAGTGGAGGACAAAAAGATTATTGGTCAATCAGACCTTATTTGCCCAGAGAAACAGCTGGTTATGTGCCTTCTTTTCTGGCGATGCTATATATTTTTGAATATGCTGATGCTCATGACTTTCAGCCTCAATCTTCGCCTATGCCATATTTGGCAACGGATACCATTCAAACTAAAAATTTAATTAAACTCGAACAAGTTGCTGAAATCACCAACACCGATATTGAATTTTTAAAGTTCCTCAACCCAAGTTATAAGTTGGGGATTATACCTTATGAACCTGAGAAAAATTACACCTTAAGATTACCCTATAAAGTCGCTGGCTTGTTTGTCGCCAATGAAGATAAATTTTACGATTATGCTCAAAAAGATATTGCTGCATCAGAAGAAACTTTACCTCAATATTATAAAGTCAGTGACAAAATTAGATACCGTGTCAAACGCGGAGATTATCTCGGCAAAATCGCCAGTCGATATGGTGTGCGAGTAAGCGAAATTAGACGATGGAATGGTATGCGAAACAACAGAATAAATATTGGTGATAGACTCACCATTTATCCTCGAAAGGCTAACTATACACAATCACCTAAACGTAAAATAAAAAACGATAAAAAAGACCATCAATTATCGAAAAATCAAAAAATTTATGTGGTCAAACCAGGAGATTCTTTGTGGAGTATCTCCAAAAAATTTGAAGGTTTGAGTGTTGAAGATCTCAAAAAAATAAATAATATCAATAATACAACTTTAAAACCTGGAATGACTTTAAAGCTGAAGTCTTAG
- a CDS encoding choice-of-anchor L domain-containing protein encodes MFPISNGTVNTCEGLFTDTGGANDEYANNENFVYTICSDDPDFISVLEFQEFQLQDGVDTMIIYDSDTNDPAFEIGTFTGDLANNPQLQSIIATEDSPSGCLTIEFISDGSVTDIGWSAYISCKERFLISDGPVVNTCSGNFFDSGGQDGNYSNDENQIYTICPDASNLFTILEFQEFQLQNGTDTMIIYDSDTNDPLAEIGTFTGNLADNPELQLIAATANNPTRCLTIEFISDGSTTDLGWVAEINCQENTFPISNNTVNTCDGLFTDSGGANAEYTNNENLVYTICSDDPDYISVLEFEEFQLQDGVDTMIIYDSDTNDPAFEIGTFTGDLANNPELQSIIANESSPSGCLTVEFISDGTTTDLGWSAYISCKERFLISDGPVVNTCSGNFFDSGGQDGNYTAGENFVYTICPDGPNLQTILEFTAFTLANDGVDEMTIYDADTADPNAVLGTFSGTLAGNPELNLIVATNANPSGCLTVVFTSNTFFNAPGWEAAISCRPPCQTITPEVANISPICSTDNSGQEFVNINQPITFVGDATTSSGITDDLTYEWNFQGAVLTGQSVDQIFTNSGDVDIELTVTDSFGCFETLTFTITVGENLILVDDTQFTLDQLVNGVLIEGACSIVENIISPLSAEASSAGFDSYGYFNRGCSNFPFEDGIVLASEGVSGIPTGIPSENPFGPGDPDLSALGGGVTNDATVIEFDFTPFVDQISFNYLFASDEYNFPSLSFVCTYADTFAFILSGPGISNTNDYDHDANPSTPDLTLDLGGLNIALVPETNVPVSAVNVHTNDSCGAGSLGEFAFPQFFDGANVPPNYHKYDGQMRVLTAQADVIPGQVYHIKLAISDFSDSILNSAVFLEGGSFELGANVGDDRLVLDNTVACEDDVVTLEVFNGQPPTGFTFQWTQDGVPIPGETGATLNVTETK; translated from the coding sequence ATGTTTCCTATAAGTAATGGCACTGTCAATACTTGCGAAGGTCTTTTTACCGATACTGGTGGTGCAAATGATGAATATGCCAACAACGAAAACTTTGTTTATACCATTTGCTCTGATGATCCTGATTTTATTTCTGTTTTAGAATTTCAAGAGTTTCAACTTCAAGATGGAGTTGATACAATGATTATCTACGATTCTGATACCAATGACCCTGCTTTTGAAATTGGAACGTTTACGGGTGATTTAGCAAACAACCCACAACTTCAATCCATTATTGCAACAGAAGACAGTCCTTCGGGTTGTTTGACCATTGAATTTATATCAGATGGTAGCGTTACAGATATAGGTTGGAGTGCTTACATTTCTTGTAAAGAGCGTTTTTTGATTAGTGATGGACCAGTAGTAAACACCTGTAGTGGAAATTTCTTTGATAGTGGTGGGCAAGATGGGAACTATTCTAATGACGAAAATCAGATTTACACTATTTGTCCTGATGCCTCTAATTTATTTACCATTTTGGAATTTCAGGAGTTTCAACTTCAAAACGGTACTGATACAATGATAATTTACGACTCTGATACCAATGACCCTCTTGCAGAAATTGGAACGTTTACTGGAAATTTAGCTGACAATCCTGAACTTCAACTGATTGCAGCAACCGCAAATAATCCCACGCGATGTCTGACCATTGAATTTATTTCAGATGGTTCAACAACTGATTTAGGTTGGGTAGCCGAAATTAATTGCCAAGAAAACACATTTCCTATAAGCAACAACACCGTGAATACCTGCGATGGACTATTTACCGATAGCGGTGGTGCAAATGCTGAATATACTAACAATGAAAACTTGGTTTATACCATTTGTTCCGATGATCCTGATTATATTTCAGTTTTAGAGTTTGAAGAGTTTCAGCTTCAAGACGGGGTTGATACGATGATTATTTATGATTCCGATACTAATGATCCCGCTTTTGAAATCGGAACTTTTACAGGCGATTTAGCAAACAACCCTGAACTTCAATCCATCATTGCTAATGAGAGCAGTCCTTCGGGTTGTTTGACAGTTGAGTTTATATCAGACGGCACTACCACTGATTTAGGTTGGAGTGCCTATATTTCCTGTAAAGAGCGTTTTTTGATTAGTGATGGACCAGTAGTAAACACCTGTAGTGGAAATTTCTTTGATAGTGGTGGGCAAGATGGGAATTATACAGCAGGTGAAAATTTTGTTTACACCATTTGCCCTGATGGTCCAAACCTGCAAACCATTTTAGAGTTTACAGCATTTACCTTAGCCAATGACGGCGTAGACGAAATGACTATATACGACGCTGATACTGCAGATCCTAATGCTGTTTTAGGAACTTTTTCTGGTACACTAGCAGGAAATCCAGAACTAAATTTAATTGTCGCAACCAATGCTAACCCAAGTGGATGTTTAACGGTTGTTTTTACGTCTAACACATTTTTCAATGCACCAGGTTGGGAAGCGGCCATTTCTTGTCGTCCACCTTGTCAAACCATTACGCCTGAAGTCGCCAATATTAGCCCAATTTGTTCTACTGATAATAGTGGTCAAGAGTTTGTTAATATCAATCAACCCATAACTTTTGTAGGAGATGCCACTACTTCAAGTGGAATTACTGACGACTTAACTTATGAATGGAATTTTCAAGGTGCTGTTTTAACTGGTCAGAGCGTAGATCAAATTTTCACAAACTCTGGTGATGTTGATATTGAGTTAACAGTAACGGATAGTTTTGGTTGTTTTGAGACTTTAACCTTTACAATAACTGTTGGTGAGAACTTAATTTTAGTTGATGACACACAGTTTACTTTAGACCAGCTTGTCAATGGTGTTTTAATTGAAGGCGCTTGTTCTATTGTTGAAAATATAATTTCCCCTTTAAGTGCAGAAGCATCCAGTGCGGGATTTGACAGCTACGGATATTTTAATAGAGGCTGTTCTAACTTTCCTTTTGAAGATGGAATAGTTTTAGCTTCGGAAGGGGTCAGTGGTATACCTACTGGTATCCCTTCCGAAAATCCTTTTGGACCAGGTGATCCTGATTTAAGTGCGCTTGGTGGTGGTGTTACCAATGATGCTACGGTCATAGAATTTGATTTTACACCATTTGTGGATCAAATATCTTTTAATTATTTGTTTGCATCTGATGAATATAACTTTCCTAGTTTAAGCTTTGTATGTACCTACGCAGATACATTCGCATTCATTTTAAGTGGTCCAGGTATTTCAAATACTAATGATTATGATCACGACGCCAATCCTTCTACACCAGATTTAACGCTTGATTTAGGAGGATTAAATATCGCTTTAGTTCCTGAAACTAATGTACCTGTTAGTGCCGTAAATGTTCATACTAATGATAGTTGTGGTGCGGGTTCTCTTGGAGAATTTGCTTTTCCTCAGTTTTTTGATGGTGCAAATGTACCACCAAATTATCACAAATATGATGGTCAAATGAGAGTGCTCACTGCACAAGCTGATGTTATTCCTGGGCAGGTTTACCATATTAAATTAGCCATATCAGATTTTTCGGACTCAATTTTGAATTCAGCAGTTTTTTTAGAAGGAGGTAGCTTTGAGTTAGGGGCGAATGTTGGTGATGATAGACTTGTATTAGACAATACTGTCGCTTGTGAAGATGATGTGGTTACACTAGAAGTTTTTAATGGTCAACCTCCAACGGGCTTCACTTTTCAATGGACACAAGATGGCGTGCCTATACCTGGAGAAACAGGAGCAACTCTCAATGTTACAGAAACAAAGTAG